GCAATGGGCCTATGATGAGAAGGCGCATGTTCGTTTCCTATTCTTGAGCAATGATTTCAGTCATTGTGACGCCGAGTTGATTGTCAACAAGGACCACCTCACCTCGGGCTATAAGACGATTGTTCACAAAAATATCGATGCTTTCACCGACCTTGCGATCCAGCTCTAATATTGTGCCGCGTCCCATTGAGATTAGATCCGAAACTTTTAATTTGGTTCGGCCTAATACGGCAGACACTTTAACCGGTGCATCAAAGATTGTTTGTAAGTCAGCCGGGTCTTTAGTCTCCGTAATATTATCATCTGAAGATTTTAAAGGGGCACTATGTTCAACAAGATCAATCCCAGTGTCATCTCCATCTGCAATTATATCGTTATTTCCAGGTTCATCACTCATCGTTCTGTGACCCTTTCATCATTTCTTCAGCCGAAGGCTGCATTGATATTTCTTGTTCTGCATCAGGTGCTAACGTTGATGTTTCAGCTTCATTCATAAGGGATGAGAAATACCTTGTAATAGCATTCTCAATATCTGTTTCAGCTTTGGACCGATCACGAATAATGCCGCCATCAGCCCATTCAATACGGCAGTCACCAGGTGCAAAATCTGGTTCGCCTAAGACCACAAAGCGTCCCTCAAAACCTGCTTCGCGTGCAAATTTTCCAACGGTTTCATTAATTGATGTTGCATCTTTCTCATTCAACCGAACAACAAGATGAGGCGTATTTCTTAAAGGTGCGAGGCATTGTGAAATAAGGTCTTCAATATCTGCGAGCGGATATTGCTCGACGGCGGCACCTGATAATTTGCGGGCAATTGATAAGGCCAGCTCGGCACTTTCTTTCTCGAGTAAAAGGCGGTCGCCATCAATAGCGGCTAATATTTTTTCTGCAGCATCAGCAATCTTCTTTGCTTCATTAGCAAGACGCGTCTCTTCACCCGCCTTACCATCAGCAAGGCCACGGTCGTATCCTTTTTCTTCAGCAACCTTTAGCGCCGATTCATGGTCAGGTAGCGGAATCGTTGGTATGGGTTTGGATGCTTCTGGTGCCGAAAAATTAACATCGAAGAAGAAAGGTGTTCCAACCGGATTTTCAAGAATATCTGCACTCATCAATAAATCATCTCTTCTTCATTTTCGCCTTTCTGGACAATAATTTCACCTGCGTCTGCCAGAGCTTTGGCTGTTGCAACCAGCTTGTTTTGCGCCTCATCAACATCACTCAAACGCATCGGGCCGAGAGCTTCCATATCATCTTTTAAAAGCTTCACGGCACGCTGTGACATATTTGAGAAGAAGAACTCTCGCAAACTCTCATTTGCCCCTTTCAAGGATTTAGCAAGATCAATTTTTTCAACATCCCGCAGCAATGTTTGAACCGCGCTTGTGTCAAGCTTGCCAAGATCATCGAATGTAAACATCAGCTGTTTGATGCGTTCTGATGATTCTCGGTTCTCTTCTTCAAGTGCCGTTAAAAAGCGCGCTTCTGTCTGTCTATCAAAGTTATTAAAAATACCGGCCATCAGTTCATGCGGATCGCTTTTACGACTGCGTGATAGATTAGACATAAACTCCTGACGCAGTGTTTGTTCGACCTTTTCCAAGACATCGCCTTGGACAGATTCCATCGCGAGCATGCGGCCTACCACCTCTAATGCGAATTCTTCGGGCAGCTCAGTCAAAACATTAGCTGAATGCTCTGATGCGATGCGCGACAAGATCACCGCAACAGTCTGGGGGTATTCATTTTTCAAATAATTTGCAAGAACGGCTGGCTGAACATTGGAGAGCTTTTCCCACATTGTACGACCTGAAGGCCCGCGTATTTCTTCCATAATGATGGCGACTTGATCGTCGGGCAAGAATGAGCGGAGCAACTTTTCTGTGCTCGACACACCGCCAGCCATGGTACCATTGATCGATAGGTGGGACACAAAATCGACCAATATATCTTCATATGCTTTTGGATCCATATCACTGAGCTGAGCCATAGCAACAGAAATTGATCTAACTTCTTCTTCATCCAAACGGGTCCAGATTTCCTTGCCATACTCTTCGCCCAAGGCCAGTAGCAAAGCAGCCGCTTTTTGTGGCCCACTCATCTCAACAGAAGTGACCGGTGCATCAGTCACGGCAACAGCATTTATGGCTACTTCTGACATGATATTACGCAGCCTCCGTCAATAGATGGCGAACGGCTTCTGTTGCTGCCTCAGGATTTTCATCAACCATTGCCCCAATTTGCTGGACAACTTCTGCCCGGATGAGGCCGTTTTGCTTGGCTTCTTCAATCTGTTTGCTGGTTTGGTTGCCCGCCATCAATGCAGATATATGCGACCCTGTCTGAGTATCGTCCGCATGGGTGGCTACTGTACCATCTGGTAAGGTCACTATTGCTTGCTCTGGAAGAGTATTATCAAGCACACGTCTTAGCAATGGACGCACAACAACGAAGAGAACCAGAAGTGTTAGAATTGCCATCACAACAAGCTCTGCAATTCGAAAATAATCATACTTGGTGAAAACAAGAGCGCCTTCTTCACTTATAG
This sequence is a window from Hyphomicrobiales bacterium. Protein-coding genes within it:
- the fliN gene encoding flagellar motor switch protein FliN; this encodes MSDEPGNNDIIADGDDTGIDLVEHSAPLKSSDDNITETKDPADLQTIFDAPVKVSAVLGRTKLKVSDLISMGRGTILELDRKVGESIDIFVNNRLIARGEVVLVDNQLGVTMTEIIAQE
- a CDS encoding FliH/SctL family protein, whose amino-acid sequence is MSADILENPVGTPFFFDVNFSAPEASKPIPTIPLPDHESALKVAEEKGYDRGLADGKAGEETRLANEAKKIADAAEKILAAIDGDRLLLEKESAELALSIARKLSGAAVEQYPLADIEDLISQCLAPLRNTPHLVVRLNEKDATSINETVGKFAREAGFEGRFVVLGEPDFAPGDCRIEWADGGIIRDRSKAETDIENAITRYFSSLMNEAETSTLAPDAEQEISMQPSAEEMMKGSQNDE
- the fliG gene encoding flagellar motor switch protein FliG translates to MSEVAINAVAVTDAPVTSVEMSGPQKAAALLLALGEEYGKEIWTRLDEEEVRSISVAMAQLSDMDPKAYEDILVDFVSHLSINGTMAGGVSSTEKLLRSFLPDDQVAIIMEEIRGPSGRTMWEKLSNVQPAVLANYLKNEYPQTVAVILSRIASEHSANVLTELPEEFALEVVGRMLAMESVQGDVLEKVEQTLRQEFMSNLSRSRKSDPHELMAGIFNNFDRQTEARFLTALEEENRESSERIKQLMFTFDDLGKLDTSAVQTLLRDVEKIDLAKSLKGANESLREFFFSNMSQRAVKLLKDDMEALGPMRLSDVDEAQNKLVATAKALADAGEIIVQKGENEEEMIY